A stretch of DNA from Promicromonospora sukumoe:
CTCGGGGCCGCCGCGCACGTGACCAGCGTCGTGCTGCAGTGGGACCCGGCGTTCGCGACGGCCTTCGACATCGAGGTGTCCGACAACGGCACCACGTGGCGCACCGTGCACACCACCACGGGCGGCACCGGCTTCAAGCAGACCATCCCGCTCGACGCCGACGGCCGGCACGTGCGCGTGCACCTGCGCGACCGGAGCGGGCCCTACGGCTACTCGCTGTGGGAGTTCCAGGTCTACGGCACGGGCGGAGCGCCGGCCGCTCCTCCGGCGGAGCCCGCCGACCCCGACTTCGACGACCTCGACCTGGTGTGGAGCGACGAGTTCAACGGCCCGGCCGGGACAGGGGCAGACGGCTCGAAGTGGACCATCGACGCGGGCCTGCCGCAGAACAACGAGCAGCAGGTCTACACCCCGAGCGGCAACGGGTTCCAGGACGGCCAGGGCAACTTCGTGCTGGAGGCCCGCCGCGAGGACCGTGACGGCCGGCAGTACACGTCGCACCGGATGAACACGTCCAACAAGTTCCACGCGCAGTACGGCCGGTTCGAGGCCCGCGTGAAGGTGCCCGAGGGCCGCGGCCTGTGGCCCGCCTTCTGGATGATGGGCTCCGACTTCCTCGACGGCCGCCCGTGGCCGTACAACGGCGAGATCGACATCATGGAGTTCATCGGCCAGGACCCGACCCGGGCACACTCGACCCTGCACGCCCCGGCGTACAACGGCGGTGGCGGCTACGGCGGCGGGTACACGCTGCCCGACGGCTCGAAGATCTCGGACGGCTTCCACACCTGGGCCGCGGAGTGGGACAGCGAGGGCATCCAGTTCTCGCTGGACGGCCGCGACGTCTTCTACGCCGACCGGGACACCGTCGAGTCGACCCGCGGTCCGTGGGTCTACGACCACGAGTTCTACCTGATCCTCAACCTCGCGGTGGGCGGTGACTGGCCGGGCCCGCCGGACGCCACCACCCCGTTCCCGTCCCGCATGCTCGTCGACTACGTCCGCGTCTACCAGTAACCCGTCGTTGAGTGCTGGGTTTTCGTCCTTTCGAGGCACGAGAAAGGACGAAAACCCAGCACTCAACGAAGCGGGGTGGGGGGTATAAAGGGCGGGTGCAGCGTCCTACCTTGGAGGTCGTCGCCTCCGTGGCCGGGGTGTCGCGGGCGACCGTGTCCCGCGTGATCAACGAGGTGCCCACCGTCGACCCCGAGATCGTCGAGGTCGTGCGCCGGGCGATCGAGCAGACCGGCTATGTGCCGAACCTCGCGGCCCGGTCGCTGGTGACGCGGCGTACCGGCTCGGTCGCGCTCGTCGTCTCCGAGCCGCCGGAGCAGCGCTCGCCGCTGCCGTTCCTGGAGCGCCTCTTCACCGACCCGTACGTGGGCCGCGTGACGGCGGGCGCGCAGGCGGTGCTGCGGCCCCGCGACATCCACCTCGCGATCATCCCCGCCGACCCGCCCGCCCACGACCAGGTGGTCCGGTACGTGCGGCAGGGGCACGTCGACGGCGTCCTGCTCATCACGTCCAGCTCCGCCGACCCGCTGCCCGCGCGGCTGGCCGGTCTCGCGGTGCCGCTGGTGCTGTCGACCCGCACCACCGTGCCCGACGTGTCCTGGGTCGACCTGGACCAGGCCGCTGGCGGGCGGCTGGCCGCCGAGCACCTCGCCGGGTCCGGCCGGACCCGGCTCGCGGTGGTCGCCGGGCCCGCCGACGCGCCGTTCGGGCACGACCGGCTGCGCGGCTTCCTGGACGGGGTGCGCGCCGCGGGGCTGCGCGAGCCCGAGGTGGTCCCGGCGGACTTCACGCGCCCGGGCGGCGAGGCGGCGGCCCGCACGCTGCTGGCCGCGCGGCCCGACGTCGACGGCGTCTTCGCCGCGAACGACCTCATGGCGGACGGCGTCTCGACCGCCCTGCGCGCCGCCGGCCGGGACGTGCCCCAGGACGTCGCGGTGGTGGGGTTCGACGACTCGAGCGTCGCCGCCCAGGCGCACCCACCGCTCACGACCGTGCGGCAGCCCGTCGAGGACATGGCCGACGCGATGGCGCGCCTGCTGCTCGCCGAGCTCGACGGCGAGGCGGCGGGCGGCGGGTCGGAGACCTTCGTGCCCGAGCTCGTGGTGCGGGCCTCGGGCTGAGTCGGCTCAGGCGAACCGGCGGGAGAACTCCTCGACCAGCGTGGGGCCGGTGTCGCCGAGACGCCACACGCTCCAGCCGTCGGCGGTGTACGAGCCCGACGCCGCCGTGGCGGCCGAGTCCGGGTGCCGGTACCGGGCGCCGTTGGCCAGCTCGATGGCGCCGTCGGGCAGGAGCATCGCCTCGAAGTGCTGGTTGCGCCGCGGGCGCGACCACACGATCCGGGTGGGCATGCCGATGCTGCGGGCGAGCGCCTCCAGGTCGGGGTCGTCCTCCTCCTCGAACAGCATCGGGGTGCTGGCGCGGATGCTCTCGGCCGGGGGCACGGCACGGGCCGGCGCCTCGGGAGAGCTCGACGGGTACGGGTCGGCGGCGAACGAGGTCTGCCCGTAGCCGTCGTCCGGACCGTTCAGGTAGCCGCCGGACTCCCAGGGGCTCTGCTCCACCACGACGGGTGCCGAACCGCCCCCGTAGGGCGCGGACTCGTAGCCCTGCTGCTCGCCGTACCCGTATCCGCCCTGGTCGCCGTAGCCGGAGGCCTCGGCGGAGTAGTCGTACGCGGGCGGCGCGGGCGCGGCCGGCGCGAAGGACGACGACTCGGCCTGGTAGGCGGGCTCACGCTCGTAGCGGGGCCGGGTGATCTCGAAGTCCGGCGTCTCGGGCTCGGGCGTCGCGGAGTAGGCGGGCGCCTCGTCGTACGGCGCGGGCTGCCACAGGTTCTCCTCGGCGGGCTGCGGCACGGGCGGCGGGGAGTACGGCGCGTCGGCGGACGGCACCGGGCCCGACGCCGGGTAGCCCGGGGTCTGCCCGTCCGGCTGGCTCGACGCCGCGAACCGGTCCGTGCGCGAGCGCCGGCGGACCGTCGGCGTCGGCTCGGCGGGCGTCTCGGGACGCGAGGGTGCGCCGTTGTCACCGCCGAGCGACGACCGGCTCGACGAGAGGCGCGGCGGGGTGCTCGGCGTCGGGCCGGGCTGCCCGCCCGGGCGGACCCGGGAGACCGGGGCGCTCGGCGGGACGGCCGCCTCGGGGGCGGGCGGCGGGCCCGGGACGGCCGGCGCGCTCGGGGCGCCCTGGACCGGCGCCGCCTCGGACGAGGCCGCGGCGGCCTGCGCCCGGCGGCCGGCGCGGGTGCCCGCGACGCGCTCCGGGGCGCTCCGGGGCGCTCCGCCGCGGAGGCCCGACCGGAGGCCGGTCGCCGCGTTGGTCGGGCTCGGGGGCGCGGGCGGGCCGTCGGCCACGGGGGGCTTGGGCTGCGCGGGGCGCTCGGGCCGGGCCTGCGGGGCCTGCGCGACGACGGGCATCTTGCCGGTCAGCGCGTAGCCGACCTTGACGCCCTCCTCGAAGGCGTCCTTGGGCGCCGACGAGCCGCCGGTGACCCCACCGGTCACGCCGGTGTCCATGGACGTGCTGACCGAGCGCTTCATCGAGCTCGTGATGGCGCCGCCGATGGGCGCCGACTTGGGCGCGGGCAGGCCGGGCGGCAGGTGCACGACGAGCGGCGACACGTCCAGGAACTTGCGGCCGTCGTTCGAGTTCACCACGCCCATCTTCAGCACCTCGACGGGCATCGAGGGCTGGCGCAGGAAGTCGACGGCGTTGAGGATCTCGTCGGGCGCGTTCTGGCAGATGATGATGAGCCGCGCACCCCCGCCGCCGTTCTTGCCGGCCTGCGTGCGCGTGATCGGCACGCTGTCGTAGAACGCGGCGACGTCGTGCTGGAACGAGTTGGCCCCGCCGCTGTAGCGCGCCGCGAGCTCCGCGCGGGTCAGCCGGCCGGCGGCGCCGGCGTGGTCGAGCGCCTTGGCCAGGTTCTCCCGGTCGAGGTCCGCCACGAGCTCCACGACCACGGGCGAGCCCGACGCGTCGAGGGCGAGCAGGTGCGGCTCGTCCGGGCCGGAGCCCTGGGCGATCGGGAAGACCTCTTCACCGAGGAGCCCGTCGATGTGGGAGTCCACCACCTGGTTGGCCGTGGTCTTCAGGCCGGGTTCGGAGCCGTCCGGGCCGTTGGCCGACGTCACGAGGAGTGGCCGTTGGGTATCGACCTCGAACAGTGGCATCTCGTGATCTCCCCGGGTCCTGCGGCATCGGTCCGCCTTAGCCTAAAGGCCCCTGGCAAGAGTCCGGAAACACGGGGGTGAAGGTGTAGTGAGACTTGTCCCGGGGTCCTGGGCTCAGGAGTGGCCGGTCTCCGACTCGTCCTCGGCGAGCCGCTCCTCGACCCGGGCGATCTTGCTGTCGATCTGACCTGCGGCGGCGCCCGGGCGGATGTCGGCCTTGATCACGAGGGACACCCGGTGCCCGCCCCGCGCGACGGAGTCGGTCGCGCGCTGGATCACCGGCATCACTTCATCCCAGGTTCCCTCGATCTCGGTGAACATCGAGGTGGTCCGGTTCGGGAGGCCGGACTCCCGGACGATGCGGACGGCCTCGGCGACCTGGTCGGCGACGGACTCGCCCGCGGTCATGGGGGCGACGGAGAACGCGAAGACAGCCATGCCCCCATCCTGCCCCCTCCGGGCGGGTCCGGGAGGTACTTTCCGGCGCGGCGCGCACGTAGGCTCGACGCGTGAACGTCACCCTTCTCGCGGGCGGGGTCGGCGGTGCGCGGCTCGCGCACGGCCTCGATCTCGCGCTCGGCGCACCCTCGCTCACCGTGGTCGTGAACGTCGGCGACGACACCGAGCTCCACGGGCTCGCGATCTCCCCCGACATCGACACCGTCCTCTACACCCTCGCCGGCCTGAACGACGAGGAGCGTGGCTGGGGCCTGCGCGGCGAGTCCTACGCGACCCTGTCCGCGCTTAAGGAGCTCGGCGAGGACACCTGGTTCACGCTCGGGGACCGGGACCTCGCCACGCACATCGTGCGGACGGCCCGCCTGCGCCGGGGCGACCCCCTGTCCGCCGTCACCGCGCACCTCGCCCGCGAGATGGGCGTCCGCCCGCGCGTCCTGCCCGCCACGGACGACCCGCTCGCGACCCTCGTCGACACCCCCTCGGGGCGGCTCGGGTTCCAGGAGTACTTCGTGGGGCGGCAGCACGCGGACGCCGTCCTCGGCCTGCACTTCGACGGGGCCGACGCCGCCCGCCCGGCCCCCGGCGTGCTCGACGCGCTGTCCGCCGACCTGGTGGTGCTGGCGCCGTCCAACCCGTTCCTGTCGATCGAGCCGCTGCTGGCCGTGGGCGGGGTCCGCGAGGCACTCCTGGCCGCGCCGGGCCGCCGCGTCGCGGTGAGCCCGATCGTCGGCGGCCAGGCGATCAAGGGTCCCGCCGCCCAGATCCTGGAGTCCCTGGGGCACGAGGTGTCGGCGCTGGGCGTGGCCCGGATCTACGCGGACCTCGTGGACGTCATGGTGATCGACGACCGCGACGCGCACCTCGCCGGCCCCGTGGCCGACCTCGGCCTCACGGTGCACGTCACCGACACGATCATGGGCGGCCCGCCCGGCCGCGAGCGCCTGGCCCGCGAGCTGCTGGCACTGGCATGACGACGGCGGTGGTGCCGCTGCGCGACGGCGTCTCGGGCAAGTCGCGGCTCGCCGCGGTGCTCGACGCCGCCTCGCGGCGCCGGCTGGTCCGCGTGCTGGCGCGGCACGTGGTGACGACGCTGCTCGCCGCCGACGGGATCGACCGCGTCGTCGTGGTGACGGCGGACCCGGTGTTCACCCGGGAGACGCTGGCGGGGCTGGCGGTCGAGGTGCTGGAGCAGCCCGCGGACCGGCAGGGGTTGAACGGCGCCCTGGAGCACGCCCGCGAGGTCCTGGCGGCGGACGCCGTCGGGGCGGGCACTCACGCGGCGGACGCCGGAGCGGCCGGGACGCGAGCGGCGGACATGCCCGGGCCGGACGCCGTCGGGCCGGACACCTCAGGGCCGGACCCGCTCTGTGCGGACGCCGTCGGGCAGCCGGGCCCGCGCCTACTGGTCGCGCACGCCGACCTCCCCGCGCTGACCCCGGCAGACGTGACGGCCCTTCTCGCGGAGCAGGCCCCGGTCGTGATAGCGACAGACCGGTACAGATCGGGCACCAACCTGTTGCTCCTCCCCTTCGAGACCGAAGTTTCTTCGCTCTCGACGGGCGGAAAGGCGAGAAACCTAGGTCTCGAAGGGGAGGTGGGCTTCCGGTTCCGGTTCGGCGTCGGGTCGCTGGCGGCGCACCTGGCCGAGGCCGACGCGCGGGGGCTGGCGGCCTCCGTCGTGGACCGGCCCGGCACCGCCGTCGACCTGGACACGGCCGACGACTGGTCGCAGCTTCCTCCCGAGGTGCGCGACGTGGTGCGTCACGAGGTCCCGGAGCTGCTGTAGGCCGCGCAGCTTCCAGCCACGCGGGCGCCGACCACGCGAGTTCCGGAAGCGCAGGTTCCGGCCGCGCGGGACGCCGAGCACGCGGGTTCCGGCCCGCCCGGGCCTAGCCCGACGACGACGCCGCCTCGACCGCAGCGCGCAGGCTCCGGATCGCGGCCGGCAGGCGGGCGTCGGCCAGGTTCCCGTAGCCGACGACGAGCACGGTCGACCGGGCCGACGGCACCGCCTGGTACCGCCGCAGGTCGACCAGCGCGACGTCCCGGGCGGCCCCCTCGCGCACGACGGCGGCGGCGTCCGGCGCGACGCTCCCCGTCAGGTCGAGCCCGGCCGGACCGAGCCCCCTCGGACCGGGCCCCGCGGGACCGAGCCCAGCTAGGTCCGGCCCGCCCGCGTGCACCCCCGACACCTTCAGCCCCGCCAGGTCCACCGTCACGTGCATCCCGGCCGCGATCCCGCCGATCACCGCGCCGGGCAGCTCGCGCCCGAGTGCGTCCAGGAGCGCGGTCCGGCGTCGGGCGTAGCGGGCGCGGGCCGAGCGCAGGTGCCGCGCGTAGGAGCCGTCGCCCACGAACCGCGCGAGGGTGAGCTGGTCCAGCGTGGCCGGGCCCGGCGTCGGGCCGCGGCGGACGGACACGTCCAGCACCGCCGCGCGCCACCGCCGCGGCACCACCATCCAGCCGATCCCGAATGCCGGGGCCAGGGTCTTGCTCGTCGAGCCGAGCAGCAGCACGCGGTCCGGGTCGAGCCCCTGGAGCGCGGGCACGGGCCGGCGGTCGTAGCGGAACTCGGCGTCGTAGTCGTCCTCGATCAGGAGCCCGTCCACCTCGCGGGCCCAGTCGAGCAGGGCGGCGCGCCGCTCGTCGGACAGCGCGGCGCCGAGCGGGAACTGGTGCGCCGGGGTCAGCAGCGCGGCGCGCGCCCCCGTGCGGGCGGCCTCGGCGCGCAGCCGCGCGGGCGAGATCCCGTCGTCGTCCACGGGGACGGGCACCGGCGTGAGGCCCGCGGCCTCGGCGACGTCGCGGAGCGCGGGCCAGCTCGGGTCCTCGACGAGCAGGTGGGTGTGCCCGGCGTCGGCGAGGGCCGCCGCGATGCGGGACATGCCGTCGGCCGCGCCGCGGGTGAGCACGACGGCGTCGTCGGGCCCCGAGACGATCCGCGAGCGCCGCAGGTGCGTCGCGACCGCCGCCCGCGCCGCCGGGTGCCCGGCGGGCGGCTGCGTGCCCAGGTCCTGGTTGCTCGCCTCCGCGAGCGCCTCGCGCGCCGCCCGCAGCCAGGCCTCGCGGGGCACGTGCCGCAGGTCGGGCACGCCGGGGGCGAGGTCGTGGGTCGCGCGGTCGGGGGCACGTTCCAGCCCCGGGCCCCGAACGGCGGACCGGGTCTCGACAGGCTCGACCAGCGACTCCCCGGGCCCGACGCCGAGCGCGCCACCGGGCGCGACCGCCGCCACCCGCGTCGCCGAACCCGTCCGTGCCTCCAGCACCCCCTTGCCCACCAGGTGCCCGTACGCCTCGGTGACCACCCAGCGGGAGAGGCCGAGCGCGTCGGCGAGGGTGCGGCTGGGTGGCAGCGCGGTGCCGGGGGCCAGCCGACCGGAGGCGATGTCGCCGAGGATCGCCTCCTCCAGCCGGTGCCGCAACGCACCGGTACCGGGGGCGAGGGCGATCAGCACGTCGGCGGAATTGGTCTGGTCCTGCGCCATGGCATTGGACCGTAGCACCAGACCGATTGCTGCCTAGCGTGGTGCGTGCCGGGTGGGAGACCCCCGGGACGAGACCCATGAAGGAGCAGACCATGCGGTACCACACGCTGGACAACGGGCACACGTCGTTCGAGGTGTCGACCCTGTGCCTGGGCACGATGTGGATGGGGACCCGGACGGACGAGGAGACGTCGTTCGCGATCCTGGACCGGTTCGTCGAGGCCGGGGGCACGTTCCTCGACACGGCGAACAACTACAACGACTGGGGCCAGGGCTACGGCCGCGACTCCGAGGACGTGCTCGGCCGCTGGCTCGCGGCGCGCGGCAACCGCGACGACCTGCGGATCGCGACCAAGCTGGGCGCGGCCAAGAAGGACCCGGCCCTGCCGCTGTCGACGACGCCGCCCACCAACTACCAGGGCCTGGACGCCGCGACGGTCGACCGGGAGGCCCGCGAGAGCCTGCGTCACCTGGGCCTCGACCACATCGACCTGCTGTACGGGCACGTGGACGACCGGGAGACGCCGCTGGAGGAGACGGTCGGCGCGTTCGGCAAGCTGGTCGACGAGGGGATCGTCGGCATCCCGGGCATCTCGAACGTCGCGCTGTGGCGGGTCGTCGAGGCGCGCGAGACCGCCGCGCGGCTGGGCGTGGCGCCGTACGGCGCGGTGCAGCAGTGCCACAGCTACCTGTACCCGCGCCCGCAGCCCGTCCGGACCAACTGGGCCACGCCCGAGCTGCTCGACTACGCCCGCTCCACGGGCGCGGACGGCCGCCCGGGGCTCACGGTCATGGCGTACTCACCGCTGCACCAGGGCGTGTTCACCCGCGACGACAAGCCGTTCTACGACGGCGCGGACCACGCCGGCTCGCGCGAGCGGGTCGCGGCGCTGCGCGCCGTCGCCGCCGAGATCGGCGCGACGCCGAACCAGGTGGCGCTCGCCTGGCTGCTGGGCGGCGAGGTGCCGGTGGTCCCGGTGTTCGGCGCGAGCAGCGTCGCGCAGCTCGACGAGGCCCTCGGCGCGGTGGACCTGGTGCTCGACGACGACGTGCGGGCCCGGCTCGACGCCGTGTGACGGCCGCCTGACGCCGGGTCACCACCCGCCGCGGTGCACCACCTCGTCGAGGGGCTTGCGCCGGCGGCGGGTGGGCGAGCCCTTGGCTCCGCCGTCGGCCGGGTGCCCGACGGCGACGACACCGGTGATCTCGAACTCCTCCGGGATGCCGAGCTCCGCCCTGACGGCGGGCACGTGCGCCGGCGGCACGCCGAAGAAGCAGGCGCCCAGCCCCTCGTCGACGGCGGTCTGCAGCATCAGCAGCGACGCCATGCCGACGTCGACGTGCCAGAACGGGACGGGCCAGCGGGACTCGTCGAGGTCCTCCCAGCCCTTGTCCTTCTCGGCGTAGCGCCGCAGGTAGGCGGCCTTGGACGCGAGCGCCAGCACGACGACGGTCGCGGTGCGCATACCGTCGAGCCACGCCGACATGTCGCGCTCCGAGGTGTCCGGGGTCGACGCCGCCCAGAACCGGTCCCGGTCCTCGGGCGTCTCCAGCACCACGAACGCCCAGCCCTGGCTGAACCCGGCGCTCGGGGCGCGGACGGCGTTGCGGGTGATCCGGTCGACGGCCGCCGGCGGGACGGGCTCGGCGGTGAACTTGCGGTGCATCCGGCGCGTGCGGACGACGTCCTGAAACTCCATGGCCGCATTCTGCCCCCGCCGGCCCCGCCGCCGCCGACGGCGACCGCGGCGAACGCAGACCTGGTCGCTCCATGGCCGCTCAGAGTGCGACCAGACCTACGTTCGGCCACCCACGAATCTGGTTGCCGCGCGGCGGCGCGCCCGCCAGCCTGAGGAGCATGACTCTCCAGGCGATCGAGCAGGCGACGCTGCCGCACGGCAACTTCGAGGGGTACCTCCACGGCTCGGAGGTCTCGGTGATCTTCGAGCGGGTGGCCGAGGACGGCACCGGCCCCCGCCTGCACCGGCACCCCTACTCCGAGACGTTCGTGATCCGGTCGGGCCGGGCGCTGTTCACCGTGGACGGCAAGGAGTTCGAGGCCGTCGGCGGCCAGATCCTCGTGGTCGAGGCGATGGTGCCGCACAAGTT
This window harbors:
- a CDS encoding 2-phospho-L-lactate guanylyltransferase, coding for MTTAVVPLRDGVSGKSRLAAVLDAASRRRLVRVLARHVVTTLLAADGIDRVVVVTADPVFTRETLAGLAVEVLEQPADRQGLNGALEHAREVLAADAVGAGTHAADAGAAGTRAADMPGPDAVGPDTSGPDPLCADAVGQPGPRLLVAHADLPALTPADVTALLAEQAPVVIATDRYRSGTNLLLLPFETEVSSLSTGGKARNLGLEGEVGFRFRFGVGSLAAHLAEADARGLAASVVDRPGTAVDLDTADDWSQLPPEVRDVVRHEVPELL
- a CDS encoding aminotransferase-like domain-containing protein, with product MAQDQTNSADVLIALAPGTGALRHRLEEAILGDIASGRLAPGTALPPSRTLADALGLSRWVVTEAYGHLVGKGVLEARTGSATRVAAVAPGGALGVGPGESLVEPVETRSAVRGPGLERAPDRATHDLAPGVPDLRHVPREAWLRAAREALAEASNQDLGTQPPAGHPAARAAVATHLRRSRIVSGPDDAVVLTRGAADGMSRIAAALADAGHTHLLVEDPSWPALRDVAEAAGLTPVPVPVDDDGISPARLRAEAARTGARAALLTPAHQFPLGAALSDERRAALLDWAREVDGLLIEDDYDAEFRYDRRPVPALQGLDPDRVLLLGSTSKTLAPAFGIGWMVVPRRWRAAVLDVSVRRGPTPGPATLDQLTLARFVGDGSYARHLRSARARYARRRTALLDALGRELPGAVIGGIAAGMHVTVDLAGLKVSGVHAGGPDLAGLGPAGPGPRGLGPAGLDLTGSVAPDAAAVVREGAARDVALVDLRRYQAVPSARSTVLVVGYGNLADARLPAAIRSLRAAVEAASSSG
- a CDS encoding aldo/keto reductase: MRYHTLDNGHTSFEVSTLCLGTMWMGTRTDEETSFAILDRFVEAGGTFLDTANNYNDWGQGYGRDSEDVLGRWLAARGNRDDLRIATKLGAAKKDPALPLSTTPPTNYQGLDAATVDREARESLRHLGLDHIDLLYGHVDDRETPLEETVGAFGKLVDEGIVGIPGISNVALWRVVEARETAARLGVAPYGAVQQCHSYLYPRPQPVRTNWATPELLDYARSTGADGRPGLTVMAYSPLHQGVFTRDDKPFYDGADHAGSRERVAALRAVAAEIGATPNQVALAWLLGGEVPVVPVFGASSVAQLDEALGAVDLVLDDDVRARLDAV
- a CDS encoding nitroreductase family protein, with the translated sequence MEFQDVVRTRRMHRKFTAEPVPPAAVDRITRNAVRAPSAGFSQGWAFVVLETPEDRDRFWAASTPDTSERDMSAWLDGMRTATVVVLALASKAAYLRRYAEKDKGWEDLDESRWPVPFWHVDVGMASLLMLQTAVDEGLGACFFGVPPAHVPAVRAELGIPEEFEITGVVAVGHPADGGAKGSPTRRRRKPLDEVVHRGGW
- the cofD gene encoding 2-phospho-L-lactate transferase, encoding MNVTLLAGGVGGARLAHGLDLALGAPSLTVVVNVGDDTELHGLAISPDIDTVLYTLAGLNDEERGWGLRGESYATLSALKELGEDTWFTLGDRDLATHIVRTARLRRGDPLSAVTAHLAREMGVRPRVLPATDDPLATLVDTPSGRLGFQEYFVGRQHADAVLGLHFDGADAARPAPGVLDALSADLVVLAPSNPFLSIEPLLAVGGVREALLAAPGRRVAVSPIVGGQAIKGPAAQILESLGHEVSALGVARIYADLVDVMVIDDRDAHLAGPVADLGLTVHVTDTIMGGPPGRERLARELLALA
- a CDS encoding cupin domain-containing protein; the protein is MTLQAIEQATLPHGNFEGYLHGSEVSVIFERVAEDGTGPRLHRHPYSETFVIRSGRALFTVDGKEFEAVGGQILVVEAMVPHKFRTLGADLYEAVHIHANDRFETEWLE
- a CDS encoding discoidin domain-containing protein — its product is MRRHLRLLAAATTAAALLGLGAITQVTTASAAAEPLSQGRPVTTSSTEFDWSTGAAAVDGDPGTRWSSAAADNQWIRVDLGSVQAIDRVVLDWEAAYASGFRLETSADGAAWSTVYSTTTGTGGDQNLDVDGSGRYLRLWVTQRATQWGVSLWELQVFGTGGGTPTDTSLLSYGKQGSASSSQNDGNCWLCSPDKAFDLDPASRWAVNPDTGWVDEGWIAVDLGAAAHVTSVVLQWDPAFATAFDIEVSDNGTTWRTVHTTTGGTGFKQTIPLDADGRHVRVHLRDRSGPYGYSLWEFQVYGTGGAPAAPPAEPADPDFDDLDLVWSDEFNGPAGTGADGSKWTIDAGLPQNNEQQVYTPSGNGFQDGQGNFVLEARREDRDGRQYTSHRMNTSNKFHAQYGRFEARVKVPEGRGLWPAFWMMGSDFLDGRPWPYNGEIDIMEFIGQDPTRAHSTLHAPAYNGGGGYGGGYTLPDGSKISDGFHTWAAEWDSEGIQFSLDGRDVFYADRDTVESTRGPWVYDHEFYLILNLAVGGDWPGPPDATTPFPSRMLVDYVRVYQ
- a CDS encoding LacI family DNA-binding transcriptional regulator, with protein sequence MQRPTLEVVASVAGVSRATVSRVINEVPTVDPEIVEVVRRAIEQTGYVPNLAARSLVTRRTGSVALVVSEPPEQRSPLPFLERLFTDPYVGRVTAGAQAVLRPRDIHLAIIPADPPAHDQVVRYVRQGHVDGVLLITSSSADPLPARLAGLAVPLVLSTRTTVPDVSWVDLDQAAGGRLAAEHLAGSGRTRLAVVAGPADAPFGHDRLRGFLDGVRAAGLREPEVVPADFTRPGGEAAARTLLAARPDVDGVFAANDLMADGVSTALRAAGRDVPQDVAVVGFDDSSVAAQAHPPLTTVRQPVEDMADAMARLLLAELDGEAAGGGSETFVPELVVRASG
- a CDS encoding restriction system modified-DNA reader domain-containing protein, which codes for MPLFEVDTQRPLLVTSANGPDGSEPGLKTTANQVVDSHIDGLLGEEVFPIAQGSGPDEPHLLALDASGSPVVVELVADLDRENLAKALDHAGAAGRLTRAELAARYSGGANSFQHDVAAFYDSVPITRTQAGKNGGGGARLIIICQNAPDEILNAVDFLRQPSMPVEVLKMGVVNSNDGRKFLDVSPLVVHLPPGLPAPKSAPIGGAITSSMKRSVSTSMDTGVTGGVTGGSSAPKDAFEEGVKVGYALTGKMPVVAQAPQARPERPAQPKPPVADGPPAPPSPTNAATGLRSGLRGGAPRSAPERVAGTRAGRRAQAAAASSEAAPVQGAPSAPAVPGPPPAPEAAVPPSAPVSRVRPGGQPGPTPSTPPRLSSSRSSLGGDNGAPSRPETPAEPTPTVRRRSRTDRFAASSQPDGQTPGYPASGPVPSADAPYSPPPVPQPAEENLWQPAPYDEAPAYSATPEPETPDFEITRPRYEREPAYQAESSSFAPAAPAPPAYDYSAEASGYGDQGGYGYGEQQGYESAPYGGGSAPVVVEQSPWESGGYLNGPDDGYGQTSFAADPYPSSSPEAPARAVPPAESIRASTPMLFEEEDDPDLEALARSIGMPTRIVWSRPRRNQHFEAMLLPDGAIELANGARYRHPDSAATAASGSYTADGWSVWRLGDTGPTLVEEFSRRFA
- a CDS encoding thiamine-binding protein produces the protein MAVFAFSVAPMTAGESVADQVAEAVRIVRESGLPNRTTSMFTEIEGTWDEVMPVIQRATDSVARGGHRVSLVIKADIRPGAAAGQIDSKIARVEERLAEDESETGHS